A stretch of DNA from Tautonia rosea:
TCCCCCCTTTCTCGACCCGATACACCATCTCCCAGAGTTCCCAGCCGACGTCTCCGACGAACAACTCGCCGGTCTGGCGATCGAAGCTCATACGCCAGGGATTGCGGAAGCCATAGGCCCAGACCTCGGGGCGGGCCCCCTCGAACGAGACGAACGGGTTGTCGTCGGGGATGGCGTAGTTTCGGCCCTCGTCCTTGCGGTCGACGTCGATTCGGAGGATGGAGGAGAGGAGGTCGGAGATATCCTGGCCCGTGTTGAGCGGGTCCGGCGGGTTCGGGCTGGCCGCGTCTCCGGTGGAGATGTAGAGGAAGCCATCGGGTCCGAAGTGGAGATCGCCTCCGTTGTGGCCGCCTTGAAGGAAGGAGATGACAATCTCCTCGGACGATGGGTCGATTCGAGGTGGGTCCGTCTGGGTGACCGTGAACCGTGACACGCGCGTTCCGTCCTTGAGATTCGGCTGGCTTCGATCCGACCCCCGCAGGGTGTAGCAGATGAAGCACTGACGATTGCGCTCGAAGTCTGGGTGGAATGCCAGGCCGTAGACCGCTTCGACCCCCTCCGCGCCTTCGAGCCGATCGAGGGTTTCCAGTTCCCGAGGGAGGTCGAAGAAGAGTTCGGCCTGGGCGTCCTGATCATCGGCAAACGAATAGAGGACGCCAGACTGTTCGCCGACGATGAAGCGTTTTGCCGCGGGATCTCGGACGATGAGCAAGGGATTGGTGAACTTCAAATTCGGGAACACGCGCACGACGTCGAACGGCGGAGGTGGATCGGGAGATCCGACAATTCGGGAGGAGGTCCAAGGAGTGCGGTTCGGGAGGGGAGGCGCGGCGGGCTCGGGCGAGCTTCCCTGGATTTTGGCCGTGCCCGACCACGCCACGAAGCTACCCAGGAGCAGCAGGACCAGAATCATCGGAACGGGACGGTTGGCGGTAATCGCGGATGATGACATAAGCGGCTCTCCGAACGGTGGACCCGGCGAACGAAGCCATCAGAAGGGTGTATGATATCCTATCTCGTTCGATCTCTGTGATGGCCGGCGGAAAAACGGAGTGTTGGCCGGTGTCCGACGGTCGGTCAGAACAACATCGCCCCACGTTTGCCTCGGAGCGACTAGGTCAGGATTGAGGGTGGCTCCACCCCATCACCGATCCGACGCCACGAGAACTCTGCGTGTTCACCGACGATGTGGCGGGCCTTATACTGCCGCCAGAGTTCGCGGGGGCACCCGGCCGAAGAACCCGAAGGCGGCGATCATCCCCTCCAGGGCCGCCTCGATCCGCTCGAAGGGCAGGACCAGCACGAAGGGGCATTGGAGTAGGCCGAGACGTCAGAACTGATCCTTTGGAAGACGGTCGCTGTAGAGGGGGGATGAAAGCACCCCTGCTCGTCCGACCGTTTACCCCCGATCAGAGCCGGATGATCCGGGCGGGCCTCCGCTTCCCTTCGGCCTTTACGCTCCGCCGTTGCCAGATCCTGCTGGCCCGCGCCGAAGGGCTCAAGCCCTCCGCAATCCGCGCCCGGCTCGGCTTCTCGACCCAGACCGTCGGTAACGCACTGCGCGCCTTCGAGGCCGAGGGTGTCGCCTGCATGCAGGAGAAGTCCCACCGCCCCGCCTCGGCCCGCCCGGAGATCGACGACGGGGGCAGCGAACGGATCCACGCCTTGCCGCACCGCAGCCCACGCGACTTCGGCAAGGTTCGAGGGTGGCAAGGCTGGGCCGCTCGACGTGGATCCGAGGGCTTCCAGGGTGACAGACTGGTTGGGGAGCAATTTCGAAGTGACGCAGGCAATTCGGGAGAGGATCAACTGGGTGGGTACGGTGGCTCCCTCTAGAGTGCAACAATCGGTTCGCGTGTGAACCACAATGGTTCTTCATACAAGGCTAAGAGCGAACGTGTTATTCGATTAGAATCGCTCACGAGGATGATTCGGGAATAAACGGAGTTGATTCGAGGCATGAGTCAGATTCCACTCAAGAAGGAAAACGAAGTCGTCAAACTGCTGGCGTGACGACAGGAAACGAGTGGTTTGCTCTTCAGGAGACACTTGGAATGCCTGAGTCTGATTCAGGACGAGGGCCGGGGGCTGACCAGAGAAACCGTCGCTCGTGCTCGTTGATAGGGACGTCGTTAA
This window harbors:
- a CDS encoding helix-turn-helix domain-containing protein; protein product: MKAPLLVRPFTPDQSRMIRAGLRFPSAFTLRRCQILLARAEGLKPSAIRARLGFSTQTVGNALRAFEAEGVACMQEKSHRPASARPEIDDGGSERIHALPHRSPRDFGKVRGWQGWAARRGSEGFQGDRLVGEQFRSDAGNSGEDQLGGYGGSL